A single Ciona intestinalis chromosome 14, KH, whole genome shotgun sequence DNA region contains:
- the LOC100180618 gene encoding gamma-butyrobetaine dioxygenase-like: protein MAATVDSFQIGLGQNLCEVLWKDEHVSRFHAKWLRFNCRCVKCYSEVAATYLIDVPSFPLDMKIATVKVEDSTFKVSFAGDDHVSILPSDWLRSKCYCDVCLELKLQKADVITQYIESNAGKKKEIPQMEYEDILTKEGMFNWIGHVITSGVCIVRNVQPTPEKLEEIAERVANIEETTYGKLSVVKISSTEGNAAYSNIKLPFHQDQTMYEKPPGIEFLHCMKFDECITGGETKIVDLYEVINILKRESPADFQTLVEVPVIYSTIDYKRTNKVYLHHQKHVVVLDYFGKVVAINWHPALLSTLQVREKDVERYYEAHVKLLQIIRRDELHFTHRMQPGDLVVFNNRRVLHSRNKFEANGGDRQLQTTYASADNWKNRYMTLAHQLNRNVVAPKIGNGSSI, encoded by the exons ATGGCTGCGACTGTCGATAGCTTTCAAATTGGACTGGGTCAAAATCTTTGCGAGGTTTTGTGGAAAGATGAACACGTTAGCAG aTTTCACGCGAAATGGCTTCGGTTCAACTGCAGATGCGTAAAATGTTATTCGGAAGTTGCTGCCACATATTTAAttgatgtcccatctttcccattGGATATGAAAATCGCAACAGTAAAAGTtgaag ATTCTACATTCAAAGTTTCATTCGCTGGCGATGACCACGTTTCTATCCTTCCTTCTGATTGGCTGCGCTCAAAatgctattgtgacgtatgtTTGGAGTTGAAATTACAGAAagctgacgtcatcacacaGTATATTGAAAGCAACGCtggaaagaaaaaagaaatccCACAAATGGAATATGAGGATATATTGACCAAAGAGGGCATGTTTAA CTGGATCGGTCACGTTATAACTTCCGGAGTTTGCATCGTAAGAAACGTTCAGCCAACGCCTGAGAAATTGGAAgag ATCGCAGAGAGAGTTGCAAACATTGAAGAAACTACTTACGGGAAG CTCTCCGTTGTAAAAATTAGCTCCACTGAAGGTAATGCAGCTTATTCAAATATTAAGTTGCCATTTCACCAAGACCAAACCATGTACGAAAAACCACCAGGAATTGAATTTCTACATTGCATGAA GTTCGACGAATGCATTACGGGCGGGGAAACAAAAATAGTCGACCTTTACGAAgttataaatatcctgaaaaGAGAGTCCCCCGCAGATTTTCAAACCCTGGTTGAAGTACCTGTCATCTACTCTACTATAGATTATAAACGAAcgaataaagtttatttgcaTCATCAAAAACACGTCGTAGTGTTAGACTACTTTGGCAag GTTGTCGCTATCAACTGGCATCCTGCGTTGCTGTCGACTTTGCAAGTAAGAGAAAAAGACGTGGAAAGATATTACGAAGCTCATGTAAAGTTGTTACAAATTATTCGCAGAGATGAACTACAT TTTACCCACCGTATGCAACCTGGTGATTTGGTTGTGTTTAACAACAGACGAGTGTTGCATTCTAGGAACAAATTTGAAGCCAACGGAGGCGATAGACAGTTACAG ACCACTTATGCTAGTGCGGATAACTGGAAAAATCGCTACATGACGTTGGCGCATCAGCTGAATCGAAATGTGGTCGCACCAAAAATTGGAAATGGTTCTTcaatttga